One part of the Suncus etruscus isolate mSunEtr1 chromosome 2, mSunEtr1.pri.cur, whole genome shotgun sequence genome encodes these proteins:
- the LRRC70 gene encoding LOW QUALITY PROTEIN: leucine-rich repeat-containing protein 70 (The sequence of the model RefSeq protein was modified relative to this genomic sequence to represent the inferred CDS: inserted 3 bases in 2 codons) codes for MGAVLQELLIQNLGELYTFVGMIAFQIPDLSKLLRISDSYFHPGNLNHMFLETNDFISETFXLLKNIIYFELSRNXILSINNNDFENMGTSLKILNLSFNNLTDLHPRALKPLSSLTHLQANSIPWKCNCRVLGLRDWLASSDFTLNICCQNLLPMCGRSLHYIKWTDLTNCVTSSTNISRDWFVKSLHILHKTTELMMAWHKVTTNGNHLENAESITFWNHVRTSPASTFSEEDTFSNPLETTAVLPVQIQLTSSVNLNLEKTSALPIDATPVSGKTSLICTQEVEKLNEAFDILLAFFILACVLIIFLIYKIVQFKQKLKAPENSGENRLEYYSFYQSARYNVTASVYNTGSGSLESPALEQIGLHKQIVPESEAQVILFEHSAL; via the exons GAATTGTTGATTCAGAATCTTGGAGAATTATACACCTTTGTTGGCATGATTGCTTTTCAGATTCCTGATTTATCTAAATTGTTGAGGATATCAGATTCATACTTTCATCCTGGAAATCTGAATCATATGTTTCTAGAAACCAATGATTTCAT TTCTGAAACAT AGTTGTTAAAGAATATAATTTACTTTGAGCTGAGTAGAAA AATACTCAGCATCAATAATAATGACTTTGAAAACATGGGAACATCTTTGAAGATTCTTAATCTGTCATTTAATAATCTTACAGACTTACATCCCAGGGCCCTTAAGCCATTGTCTTCATTGACTCATCTTCAGGCAAATTCTATTCCTTGGAAATGTAACTGCAGAGTATTGGGCCTTCGAGACTGGCTAGCATCCTCAGACTTTACTTTAAACATCTGTTGTCAGAATCTCCTGCCTATGTGCGGCAGATCGTTACATTATATTAAGTGGACTGACCTTACAAATTGTGTTACATCTTCAACAAATATATCCAGAGATTGGTTTGTAAAATCTCTTCACATTCTTCACAAGACCACTGAATTAATGATGGCCTGGCACAAAGTAACCACAAATGGGAACCATTTGGAAAACGCTGAGAGCATTACTTTCTGGAATCATGTTCGCACTTCACCTGCCAGTACGTTTTCTGAAGAGGATACCTTTAGTAATCCATTAGAAACTACTGCAGTGTTACCTGTGCAAATACAGCTTACGTCTTCTGTTAACTTGAACTTGGAAAAAACCAGTGCTTTACCAATTGATGCCACACCAGTGTCAGGGAAAACATCTCTTATTTGCACACAAGAAGTTGAAAAATTGAATGAGGCTTTTGACATTTTGTTGGCTTTTTTCATCTTAGCTTGTGTTCTAATCATTTTTTTGATCTACAAAATTGTTCAatttaaacaaaaactaaaggctccagaaaactcaggggaaaatagacttgaatactacAGCTTTTATCAGTCAGCAAGGTATAATGTAACTGCCTCAGTCTATAATACTGGCTCGGGTTCTCTAGAAAGCCCTGCTTTGGAACAAATTGGGCTCCACAAACAAATTGTTCCTGAAAGTGAGGCACAGGTCATACTCTTTGAACATTCTGCTTTGTAA